The Bacillus sp. Y1 genome has a window encoding:
- a CDS encoding YrzI family small protein, whose protein sequence is MTLNILFLTVTIKKRTVSAAEFERAEKAKKQYEATRDRMLSIQRLF, encoded by the coding sequence ATGACCCTGAATATATTATTCTTAACGGTAACGATTAAAAAACGTACCGTGTCAGCTGCTGAATTTGAACGAGCAGAAAAGGCGAAAAAGCAATATGAAGCTACTCGCGATCGTATGCTTTCCATTCAACGATTATTTTAA